The Staphylococcus simiae genome includes the window ATATAATGAATAATCGCTAATATATGATTGACCGACTTTTATAGTGCATACATATATTAGCGATTTTTTATAAGTAATGTTGTAACTAACTGTGTTTAAATGATTATAATAAGATTATCTTTTTGGGACTGATTGATTAAATTAATATCATTAAATAGCGGTCTAATTTGACAGAGAACATTAAAATACCCCACATACTGATGTTATTCAGCATGTAGGGTTCAATTTTTAATAGCTAAGTTAATGTTAAACTTATAGCTACGTAGTAATTTTGGAAGTAATGAAACTCCAATTAATTATATTTAGGAATTTCGAAGTATTTACCAACTTCGCCAATCTTATCATATAAACCTTTGATAATTTGTGCATTAATATTAGCCCAATCAATATCAGTAGCATATTGATGTGTACCAGGGTGGTTTGGATTCCATCTCATTTTATAAAGTGTGTTTTGACCAGCTTTAATATAAGATTGACCGATAAATTTAGCACCACCAACAATTGCTTTAGATACAGAATTCCAACCTGCATTTTTAGCGTAATTTATAGCACCATATAATGGATTGTTATCAAATGCTGCGATTCCAAATACGTTATGGTATTTAGTTGTTGTATTAGTTACAACACGACCATTAACAATATTTGCACCTTTAGCTAATTGTGATTTACCATTACCTGTTTCAAGTAAGGCGTGAGAAATTAAATAGACTTCGTTAATACCATATTTCTTAGCTGCTTCGCTAAACGCAGCACCTTGGTTTTCTAATACGCCTTTACCTTTTAAGAATTTATTGATTTTATCAACTGAAATATTCTGTGGTTGATCAAGACGTAAGAATTGATATCTAAGTGCTGAGTCTTTAGCTAAGCGATTTGTATCCATAGCATATTTAATTTCACTATAGTTAGCATTTGTCCATGAACCAGCTACACGTTGTACTTGTGGACGGTCATATAAATGAGCTTGGATACTAGCAGCTTGATTTAATGTTTGACCTGTTTTTGTATATTTAATTAATTCTTTTGCGACGTCACTTTCTTTAATCCAAACTAATTTACCGTTTGATAATTTACCGTATAACCATTTTTGACCATTAATAACTTGCTCTTTAATAACAGCAAATGGTTGTTCATGATAAGATTTTAAAGAATATTTATTAGCTGCATTAGGTGAAACATAATAATAACCGTTGTCATTTTTAATAACATATGTGTAGTTAACGTCTTTAGCATTAGTTACAGTTGCAGGTTTAGAATTACCTGTTAAGTCTTTAGCATTAACCCAACCAGTACGATTGTTAACAGTACCATATAGATAGACATCTTTGCCAACTGCCACTTGCTTAATAGCGTTAAATGCTTTATTAGCAATTTGATTACCTGTTAAGATTATTTGATTCTTAGTTCCCCAAGGAATCATAGTTAAACCACTATTTGTTGCTTTCACTTTATATTGTTCTGTTGTTTTAACATCTTTTCCTAAATTTTGTAAATTTAAGTCTTTAACATTAAACCAACCAATAGGTGTGTTTTGACTTGAATTATTTAATAATACATAAGTGTCATTTCCGTGTGTACGTTGTTTTGTAACAACAAATGTACGGTCGGCATATTTTGAACCACTCTTAGCTGTTTTATCATAAACTGAAGCACGCACGCCACTATTTTTAGCATTTACTTGAGCAATTTTACTAACAGTTTGAGTTGTATTTGTTGTAGGTACAGATTTAGCTGATGATTTAACAGCTGTAGCTGGTTTAACTGATGTCTTAGTTGCTACTGGTGCAGTTAAGTAATATTTACTAATCCAACCACTTTGTCCATTAACTGTACCATATAGATAAATCGCTTTATCAATTTGTTGTTGTTTAGTAGCTTTAAATGTTTGGTTACCATTTCCTGAGACTTTACCAGCCACTTGTTTATAAGTACCCCAAGGTACTGTATATAAGCTAGAACCTGATTTAACAGTGTATGTTTCGTTTACTTTAATAGGTGACTTAGCAGTGTTATAAGTTACATCACCTTCTTTAACCCATCCTAAAGCTTTACCACTATTATAGTCTTGAACTAAATAGAATTTTTGGTTATTTAAAGTCGCTGTTTTTGAAACCGCAAATGTTTTTTGAATTTCTTTTGTTGCTTTACCAGTTTTATCATAAACAGTAGTGAACAAACCATTATTTGCTGATTTGATTTGAGCTACGCCGTTATTAGCAGTAACTGTTAAATTGTTTGCTGCAGGTTTAGTAGCAGGTTTAGATGGTGTTGATGGTTTTGGTGTATTACTTGCTAATTCTGATAAGTAATATTTGCTTACCCAACCAGTAATACCATTGACTGAGCCATATAAGTAAATTGCTTTGTCAATTTGTTGTTGTTTAGTAGCTTTGAATGTTTGATTTTTTGAACCAGAAACTTTACCAGCTACTTGTTTAGATGTACCCCAAGGTACTGTGTAAATATTTGTTGTAGGTTTAATACTGTAAGAATGGTTTACAGTAGTAGGGGACTTGGCAGTGTTATATACTACATCACCTTGCTTAACCCAACCTAATTTTTTACCACTATTATAATCTTGAACTAAATAGAATTTTTGATTGTTTAAGGTAGCAGTTTTAGATACTGCTAATGTTTTTTGAGTTTCTTTTGTCGCTTTACCAGATTTATCATAAACGGTAGTATAGAGACCATTATTTGATGGTTTAATTTGAGCTACGCCGTTATTAGCAGCAACAGTTAAATTATTTGCTGCAGGTTTAGACGGTGTTGACGGCTTAGGTGTTGATGGTTTAGATGTTGATCCACCAGTTGTTCCAGATGATGGAGCTCCCCAAGCAGCAACTTTACCCATTTTAATTAAGTATTTTTCATTAATTAAATCATATAATTCATTATAACTATAGTTATGGCTAGCTAAGTAACCGTGTGGGTCTGCATGATCAGTTCCACCTAAGAAATGACTAATTGCATAGTGAGTCCATACAGTACCGCGACCATCTTTTTCAGCACTATCAGGAACTAATCCATAGTATTGTAATTGTGTAGCAGCATAATCTGCATAGTTGTTCATTGAACGCGCAAATGATGCATAATCATGTGTATGTACAATTTCAACGTTGATGAAACGATTGTTAGCGTTTGGACCTGCACCCCAAGATAAGTAATCTGTAGGATGTGTTTCAATAATTCTATTACCATCTACAAATGCGTGTACGAAAGCATTATTATAATTATTTTTCATATAATTAATTTCACCAGTAATAGTAGAATTATTATTTGCAGTATCATGCACAACGATACCTTCAGGTTTACCTACACCATGTCTGTAACCGTATTTAGGGAAGTAAGATGTATAATCTTCTTCAATTTTTGGTGCTTGAAGTTTATTTCTACGAATATAATCATTAATTGATGAATTCACTTGTGGTTTATACTTCGGTAAACTTTTAGTAGTTGTTGAAGTTTTGGCAAGTAACATTCTTGGTTTAGCGAAAGAACTAAATGTTGTTGCACGTGGTGTAACGTCATTAGTTGATTCGTTTGCTGTTGCTACTTTATTATTTGTTTGAGTTGTTGCAGGTTGCGCTAAAGATTTTAATGTTTGTGGATTGATTTCAGAATGACTTGTATTTTCTGTTGCATCGTCGTCTTCATCATCATCAAAGCGATAGCCAGAACTGTTTGTATTGTTATCTAAAGTTTGAATGACTTTATGCTCATCTTGTTTTTTAACGTCTTGTTTATCGTTTGCTTGAGTAGTTGTTTGTTGAGCTGTTCCAGTCTGAGCTTTAGCTTGCTTTTGTTGTTGATTTTCATCTACTGTAGTAACTTCTTTATTTGTGTGGCTAGCTTGTTGTTCGTTAATAACTTGAGCATCAGAATGTTGTTCATTGTTCGTTTGTTGTTGAACTACTGATGATGCATTGTCTTCATTAACTGTTTGATCTGCTACATGATCATCAGAGATTGCAGATTTAGTATCGTCTGTAGTTATGTTATCAGTACGTTGATCTGCTGATTTATCAGTACTATTAGCTACGTTAGTATTGTTTTCTAATGTTGCATCGTGTGTTTTTGTTGTGTCAGCAGTTTTTGGTTGAACAATTGATGGATCTTGATAAACTTGTGTGCCTGAGATATTTTGCGTTGGATTTGAAACCTCAGATTTAGCTTGGTTAGTTTTATTTAATGTTTTGTTACTATCTAAGACGTTTTTATTAGATGTTTGATCCTGAGTTGTTTCAGCAGCTTGTGCATGATGTGCAGTAAATGCTGTACCAACTAAAGTTAAAGCTACCATTGAAGGTACTTTATAATTGAACTTTTTCACCATTATATATATTACTCCTAACATCTATTAATTTATTAACATTATAGTATTTGCTGGAATTTCTGTATGGTATTTAATCAATTTGTAATATACTCTTAATTTAAAATAAGTCATAATTTGGCACAATAAAGTTAAACTAAACCAATAGGGACGTGTAAAAATGAATAAAATTGCCGTCAACTTAACTTAAGTATTATTACAAATATTTTAAAAGGAATCACACTTTGTTGTAATATTTAGTCATACCTTTTTCACCATTTTAATGTGTTTGATTCCTTCTTCTAAAAAGACTTTCCCTTGTATGTCATAATTTAAACTTTTATAGAATTCTTGTGCCTGAATTTGAGCATTTAAAATTAATGTCTTGTAGTTTAATTGTTGAGCAATGTTTTCCATAGCGATCATTAGCGCTTGACCTTGACCTTGTCCGCGATAAGGCTTTAACACAGCAACGCGTTCAATCTTTGCGGTTTGTTCATCTATAGGGCGTAGTCTCAAAGTAGCAAATGGTTTATCATTATCATAACCAATTAAATGGATAGAATTATCTTCGTAGTTATCTATTTCATGCTCTAATGGAACCCCTTGTTCATGTACAAATACTTCTTCTCTAATTTTAAAACAATCTTGTAACATTTCATCATTAATTACTTGATTAAACATTAAATACCTCCTTATTAATTTAATTTAACAATAATAGCATAAAATTAAGAAAATTTGAGTTATCTATTAAATATCTATATAAAAAGGTTCTCTAATAAATCGGACTGATACATAATTAAATTTTCAAGCCTCGCACCCCAGCTTGCATATTTAGAGCTAGTTAGATTTACAATCTTTACTAGCTCTTATGCAATTGTTGCGCTAGCAACCAATTGTAATCCTTTAGTTAGATTTACAATCTTTACTAGTTCTTGCCCAACCTTCATTGCCTGTAGAATTTCTTGGTGAAATTCTCTGTGTTGGGTCCCAATGCAGTTGCACTAATAGTGTCAACTGTAATCCTTTATAAAATTTTTCTATGACGGGTCCCTGCATTGTCCGTAGAATTTCTTGGTGAAATTCTCTATGTTGGGTCCCTTGTCCAGATTGCACATTATTGTAAAAATTCTGTTGACATAATTTTTCTTTGCTGGGTCCCAACCTCAGGAGCCTCGACTTCAAATTAATTTTCATTTTAAATTATTCATTTTTTATTTATCAGTCCTAAAAATAGAGGAGCATAAAAAAACTGTAATATACACGTCATTTTATAGTACATATTACAGTTTAACTTAATATTATTATATTGATTTAATTTATAGAGCTTCTTTTCTAATAATAGCAGTATATTGCCAAAATATTCGCATTTGAGCAATGTTCCAATTATTCATTCCCATAGTAAATCCAGATGGCTTAAATAAATTAACATCCGTTACTTCTAGTGCTGCAGCAATTAAGTATTGCAATGGGACGCTAATTGTTTTCATTGTTTCTGTAATACCTTGTTCATCATATACCCATGAAAAAGGTAGCTCTGATTCAAAAACATCTACTTTATCAAAGATTTCTGGAAGTGCAACAATGTAACAAGCACCATCAACTATTGGATTATCAATTATATTTTTATAGTAAATTAATAGTGCTTCGTAATTTTCACGATGTTCATGATTAACATAGAAAAATTCATTTCGAAAATGTGCCATATCTTTACTGTGCACAATTTGTTGTTCAAGTATATTAAACATGCCGTTAATGTTTGCAATCTTTTCGTATGTTTTGCGACTCATTTTATGAATACCTCCATTTGATTTAATAGATAGGTTGATTATAATCAGAAGATCCCATTTGATTATTATTCATTTGCTGGTTCTGATTTGGAACAACTTGTTGTTGGTTATTTGTTGGTACTTGATTATTATTTTGTGGTAGTTGTTGTTCATTATTATTTTCTTGATTGTCTTTATCTTTATCTGTTGTATCTCGTTGAGCTTTTCTTAATAAGCTATCGTCAAGTTCCGTTAATGGTATTAAAGATCCATATTTATCTATAACACGTTGATCAAGGAAGTCTTTTTTATTGGTAATTTCAGGTAAATCTAAATCCCTACGTAATAAGTTAGAATATTTTTGAATACTATCTACACTTGGATGATAGTAATAAATATTATTTAAAAAGTCATCTTTACCTTTTAATTGAGCTGTCTTGATATCTACATCACTTGTCAAATACATTTTAGCTAATGATTTAATTTCTGAATTAGTTAAATTATGTTTAGCATTTTTTCCTACAATTTGTATTACATCATCTAATTTATCAACTGAATCAACATTTTGAGCTTTTTTGAATAAGATTTTGATTAATTCCATTTGACGCTGTCCACGTTTTAAGTCTGAATCATGATGTCTCGTTCTAGCTACGGCTAAAGCCTGATCACCATTTAATTTTTGATAACCTTTTTTTATTTTGATTTTACCTGTATCATCTGTGTTTGGTTCATTTAAGTTATATGGTACATCGTAATAAATACCACCGAGTTCATCCACAGCTTCAACAAATGCTTTCATATTAACACGTACATAGTAATCAACAGGTACATTCATCGTAGCTTCAACAGAATCCATTGCAGCAATTGGGCCACCATAGGCATGTGCATGTGTGATTTTATCGTAATATCCTACTTTTGGAATATAACTAATAGTATCTCTAGGTATACTTAACATTCTAATTTGATGTTTATCTTGGTTGAATGTACTTAAAATCATAGCATCTGAACGAGAATGTTCATCTGTTTGACCATTTTTACGTCTACCTTCATTATCATCAATACCTAGAAATAAAATTGAGATGGGTTGCTTTGCAGGGTTTACTTTACCATCTCTTAAATTTGATTGTCTATTAGCATTTTTACTATCTTGTGATGAGTTAAAAGCCTCTTCGGAAGTCTTGAACAATATAGTTGCAAAGACAACAGGAATAACAAGGAGAACTAATGCTAGAAGAATCAGAAAGTATTTTAAAAATTTATTCATTATTGATACTCCTATATTTATTTTTTAGTGTAATTATTATATTAATCATCTTCGGATTTATATAGTTCTTAGACAGTTAATTAATTTATATTTACAAATACATTATAGCCCTAAATTGTAGTACTTTATAGCCTAAATTACAAATGATTAGCTAATACTACAAATAGGGAGTACGACATTAATAAGTATTGCAAAAATTATTTATAGTACGACCCGTTATGACAGACTATAATAAAAACAATTTATTGCCATTGGATTCACACTAAGTATAGGTGATTTTTAATTCGGAGTATTTAAAACGTATTTATATAGTACTAAAGTATGATGTAGGGGTTATATTTTAAGCGTATTATTAAATTCAAGTGATTTATTATAATCATTAATGTATAATTAATTTTGGTAAATTAATCAAATAAGTACATTTTAATGTACTATTAAACAAAGCATGATTGTATGAAAGAACAATTGATAAAGTGAAAAGATTTTAAAAATTTAATAATGTGAGGCAACTAAAGACATGAAAGTAAATAAACTAAAATTAGTTTTGCATCTTTGTATTTTAATATTTATTATTGCTAGTTTCGCTATAATTTTTCATAAGTGGGAGACTAATCCAAAAGCAGTTCCCACACTTCATAAAGAAACAAAAATTGCTGACAATGGAAAATATTTAAAAGAAAGAGACAAAGATATTAAAGAACCTAAAAAGTTGAAAACTATTTTTAATAAAAAGGACGTTAAGTATAAAGAAATTGACCAATATTTAAAAAACTCTTTATTTAATGGAACTGTTGCTGTATATGAAAATGGAAAATTAAAAATGAATAAAGGTTACGGTTACCAAGATTTTGAAAATAACATTAAAAATACACCAAGTACGATGTATTTAATTGGGTCAGCTCAAAAATTTTCAACTGGACTAATGTTAAAACAATTGGAAGAGGAACATAAAATAAACATTAATGATTCCGTGACTAAATATATTCCTTGGTTTAAAACTTCTAAGAAAATTACGCTAAAAGATTTAATGTTACATAGAAGTGGCTTATATAAATATAAAGCATCAAAAGATTATAAAAATTTAGATCAAGCTGTAAGTGCAATTCAACAAAAAGGCATTAATGAAAAGAAATATCACAAGCACCAATATAATGATGGTAATTATTTAGTATTAGCAAAAGTGATTGAAGTAGTTACTAAGAAAACATATGCCGAAAATTATTATAATCGATTAGCTGATCCGTTAAATTTAAATCATTCAGCGTTTTATGATGAAAAACCATTTAAGAAATATATGGCGAAAGGATACAAGTATAACAATACAAATTTATCTTTCTTGAAACCTAATATTTTAGATCAATACTATGGAGCAGGTAATTTATATATGACAACAGCTGATATGGGTAAACTCATTTTAGGTTTACAGCATGATAAAGTTGTCAATCCTAATATAACTAATGCATTAACACATGAATATGGTACTAAACAATATCCAGAACAATATCGCTATGGTTTCTATGTTGGTCCGTTTAACAATAGAGTAAACGGCGTATTCTTCGGACAAACGTTTACAGCATATTTTAATGATAAATACATTGTTGTGCTATCAACAAACATTAAAAGTCAAAATGAAATTAAAATCAAACATATATTTAGTAACATATTACATCAGACAGAATTATATAATCAACAAGGTGTAATAGTTAAATAAGGTTCTTTCTTTATTAGTACTGATAACTAAAAAGTGAATAATTATGTATCAGTCCAAGTTGAGAATGAACCTTAAATAAATACTTTATTACGTTAAATAACATGCCCTACAAACTAGACGGTTATCATTGTCTTGATTTGTAGGGCGTTTTTTAATTGCTATTAGCTTAAAATTTTGATTAAATACATTGTTCCAAAGATTGAATGAACAACTCTTTATATAAAGATGCAATAGGGGATTGCACAACAATGCAATTAGCTTGTTTACTTTCAAAGTCTACAACAGTAGCCCCTCTAGTGAAAGTGCCAGTTAACTCAACTTTAACTAGAGCCTCGTAAGATTTAAAATATGATGGTTTAAGTAAATATAAAATGGTAAAGACATCGTAAATATTAACTTGAGTTTCGAAATCTTCACTTCTATAGTGCTTAAATAAATGGTATAACATATCGCTAGTTTTATTAAGATGTTTGAAATTTTCTATAAATGAATGGTCAAATGATGCTTCGCGGGCTAAATCCAATCCAATCATTGTAAGTTTTAATTCGGAGTTAAAAACGATATTTGCAGCTTCAGGATCGCAGTAAATATTAAATTCAGCTAGTGGCGTTATATTACCTCGACTAGCACTACCACCCATTAAAATTATCTCTTTGATAAGCGGTTTAACTTCAGGATAAGTTGTTAATAGGAGAGCGATATTTGTAAGTGGACCAATAGCCACAATTGTAACAGGTTCTATTGAATTTTCTAAAGTAGATTTTATAGCTGTAATCGCATGTTGGTTTGAAATAACATTATTATCTACGTTTGGGAAATCATAACCTGCTAATCCTGATTCACCATGAACTTCACTAGCATCAACAATGTTATTAACTAAAGGCTGACTCGCTCCTCGATAGACAGGTGTATTTGTATTGAAAAACTCGACTAATTTTAATGCATTTGTAGTTGTCTTATCGATATTAACATTACCATTTACTGTAGAAATCATTTTTACTTCGAAATCATTTAAACTTAAAGCTAAACTTATGGCTGCAGCGTCATCAATTCCTGGATCAGTATCAATTATAATAGGTATTGACATAATAATTCTCCTAACATAGTTTATTATATCAATAGAGTAACATGCTAGTTTCCATATAGGCAAAACAGTTTAAAAGACATAAAAAAAACCAGCTAACTATAAGTTAGCTGGTTAAACTTTACATTATTTGAATGTAGTTTATAAGTGAGCTGAGTGACCGCCTTGCATAACCCAATAAGTTCCGACTACGAAAGCAAGAGTGATAACAAGTGCAAAGATAACTTTGGCTGTTTGAATACGTCCATCTTTACCTTCAGTTAAATGCATGAACATTAATAATTGAAGGAAAGCTTGAATGAAAGCAAATCCAAAGATTATTGTCACTTTAGCATGGAATGACATTGATGTGTATAGTGTTACGTAAACTGCTAAAAGCGTTAATACGATAGATGCGATAAATCCGACAGTATGTTTCATTATTGTACTCATCCGCTATACACCATCCCTATCATATATACGGCAGTAAAGATGAAGACCCAAACAACATCTAAGAAGTGCCAGTATAAACTTACTATAAATAATTTTGGAGCATTATATTTATCTAAGCCACGACGTTGAATTTGTATTAATAGGCAAGCTGCCCACACAATACCTAACGATACGTGACAACCATGTGTTCCGAGTAAGATAAAGAAACTAGACCAGAAAGAACCGATTGTTGGGTTAACTCCTTCTGATGCATAATGAGCAAACTCATAAATTTCAAATCCTACAAAGACTAAACCTAATAGTAGGGTAATAATCATCCAGAACATCATTAATTTTTGTTTTTCTTGACGCATGTAGTAAATTGCAATACCACAAGTGTAAGAACTAAATAATAATGCAAATGTCATTATTAATACAAGAGGCAATTCAAATAACTCTGTAGTCATTTTACCTGCGTAATCGCCACCATGTTGCAACGTTAGAAGTGTTGCGAATAGGGTACCAAATAACGCAAATTCGGCTGTAATGAAAATCCAAAAGCCAAGCTTATTTAATTCGCCTTCATGTGTGCGTGAATCAATAGTGTTTGTATCATGACTCATGACTTACAGCCTCCCTTTCTTTAATACGTGCTTCTCTTAATTTCGCTTCATTTTCAGCAACTTCAGAAGCAGGGATATGATATCCGTGATCAACTTGGAAACTGCGGTACATCATAGTACCAAATATACCAATTAAACCAAGAATTGCTGGAATAATTGTTTCAAAAATTAAGAAGAAACCAGCGATTGTCATAAAGATACCAATCCATAAACCAACAGCAGTGTTGTTAGGCATATGAATATCTTTATAGTTATGATTATCTAGATAATGACGGCCGTGTTCTTTCATATCAACGAAAGTATCATAATCATTCCAGTCTGGAGTGATTGCAAAGTTGTATTTAGGTGGAATAGCAGAAGCTGTAGTCCATTCTAAAGTACGACCAAGACCATCCCAGTTATCTCCAGTTGCTTCACGAGGAGATTTGAAATGACTATATACGATACTAACAACTAGGAATAAGAATCCTACTGCCATTAGTAATGCACCGATAGTTGAAATTAAGTTTAATGCAAACCAACCATCAGAAGGCATGTAAGTGTATAAACGACGTGGCATACCATCTAATCCAAGAATGAATTGTGGTAAGAAACAAACGTTAAATCCGATCATGAAGAACCAGAAACACCATTTGTTTAACGTTTCGTTTAACTTGTAACCCATCATCTTAGGATACCAGAAGATTAACGCTGCTAAGCAGGCAAATACAACACCAGTAACCAATGTATAGTGGAAATGGGCTACTAAGAAGT containing:
- the qoxD gene encoding cytochrome aa3 quinol oxidase subunit IV yields the protein MKHTVGFIASIVLTLLAVYVTLYTSMSFHAKVTIIFGFAFIQAFLQLLMFMHLTEGKDGRIQTAKVIFALVITLAFVVGTYWVMQGGHSAHL
- a CDS encoding serine hydrolase domain-containing protein produces the protein MKVNKLKLVLHLCILIFIIASFAIIFHKWETNPKAVPTLHKETKIADNGKYLKERDKDIKEPKKLKTIFNKKDVKYKEIDQYLKNSLFNGTVAVYENGKLKMNKGYGYQDFENNIKNTPSTMYLIGSAQKFSTGLMLKQLEEEHKININDSVTKYIPWFKTSKKITLKDLMLHRSGLYKYKASKDYKNLDQAVSAIQQKGINEKKYHKHQYNDGNYLVLAKVIEVVTKKTYAENYYNRLADPLNLNHSAFYDEKPFKKYMAKGYKYNNTNLSFLKPNILDQYYGAGNLYMTTADMGKLILGLQHDKVVNPNITNALTHEYGTKQYPEQYRYGFYVGPFNNRVNGVFFGQTFTAYFNDKYIVVLSTNIKSQNEIKIKHIFSNILHQTELYNQQGVIVK
- a CDS encoding DUF2538 family protein, producing the protein MSRKTYEKIANINGMFNILEQQIVHSKDMAHFRNEFFYVNHEHRENYEALLIYYKNIIDNPIVDGACYIVALPEIFDKVDVFESELPFSWVYDEQGITETMKTISVPLQYLIAAALEVTDVNLFKPSGFTMGMNNWNIAQMRIFWQYTAIIRKEAL
- the rihC gene encoding ribonucleoside hydrolase RihC, translated to MSIPIIIDTDPGIDDAAAISLALSLNDFEVKMISTVNGNVNIDKTTTNALKLVEFFNTNTPVYRGASQPLVNNIVDASEVHGESGLAGYDFPNVDNNVISNQHAITAIKSTLENSIEPVTIVAIGPLTNIALLLTTYPEVKPLIKEIILMGGSASRGNITPLAEFNIYCDPEAANIVFNSELKLTMIGLDLAREASFDHSFIENFKHLNKTSDMLYHLFKHYRSEDFETQVNIYDVFTILYLLKPSYFKSYEALVKVELTGTFTRGATVVDFESKQANCIVVQSPIASLYKELFIQSLEQCI
- the qoxC gene encoding cytochrome aa3 quinol oxidase subunit III, which produces MSHDTNTIDSRTHEGELNKLGFWIFITAEFALFGTLFATLLTLQHGGDYAGKMTTELFELPLVLIMTFALLFSSYTCGIAIYYMRQEKQKLMMFWMIITLLLGLVFVGFEIYEFAHYASEGVNPTIGSFWSSFFILLGTHGCHVSLGIVWAACLLIQIQRRGLDKYNAPKLFIVSLYWHFLDVVWVFIFTAVYMIGMVYSG
- a CDS encoding GNAT family N-acetyltransferase; translated protein: MFNQVINDEMLQDCFKIREEVFVHEQGVPLEHEIDNYEDNSIHLIGYDNDKPFATLRLRPIDEQTAKIERVAVLKPYRGQGQGQALMIAMENIAQQLNYKTLILNAQIQAQEFYKSLNYDIQGKVFLEEGIKHIKMVKKV
- a CDS encoding glucosaminidase domain-containing protein, with the translated sequence MVKKFNYKVPSMVALTLVGTAFTAHHAQAAETTQDQTSNKNVLDSNKTLNKTNQAKSEVSNPTQNISGTQVYQDPSIVQPKTADTTKTHDATLENNTNVANSTDKSADQRTDNITTDDTKSAISDDHVADQTVNEDNASSVVQQQTNNEQHSDAQVINEQQASHTNKEVTTVDENQQQKQAKAQTGTAQQTTTQANDKQDVKKQDEHKVIQTLDNNTNSSGYRFDDDEDDDATENTSHSEINPQTLKSLAQPATTQTNNKVATANESTNDVTPRATTFSSFAKPRMLLAKTSTTTKSLPKYKPQVNSSINDYIRRNKLQAPKIEEDYTSYFPKYGYRHGVGKPEGIVVHDTANNNSTITGEINYMKNNYNNAFVHAFVDGNRIIETHPTDYLSWGAGPNANNRFINVEIVHTHDYASFARSMNNYADYAATQLQYYGLVPDSAEKDGRGTVWTHYAISHFLGGTDHADPHGYLASHNYSYNELYDLINEKYLIKMGKVAAWGAPSSGTTGGSTSKPSTPKPSTPSKPAANNLTVAANNGVAQIKPSNNGLYTTVYDKSGKATKETQKTLAVSKTATLNNQKFYLVQDYNSGKKLGWVKQGDVVYNTAKSPTTVNHSYSIKPTTNIYTVPWGTSKQVAGKVSGSKNQTFKATKQQQIDKAIYLYGSVNGITGWVSKYYLSELASNTPKPSTPSKPATKPAANNLTVTANNGVAQIKSANNGLFTTVYDKTGKATKEIQKTFAVSKTATLNNQKFYLVQDYNSGKALGWVKEGDVTYNTAKSPIKVNETYTVKSGSSLYTVPWGTYKQVAGKVSGNGNQTFKATKQQQIDKAIYLYGTVNGQSGWISKYYLTAPVATKTSVKPATAVKSSAKSVPTTNTTQTVSKIAQVNAKNSGVRASVYDKTAKSGSKYADRTFVVTKQRTHGNDTYVLLNNSSQNTPIGWFNVKDLNLQNLGKDVKTTEQYKVKATNSGLTMIPWGTKNQIILTGNQIANKAFNAIKQVAVGKDVYLYGTVNNRTGWVNAKDLTGNSKPATVTNAKDVNYTYVIKNDNGYYYVSPNAANKYSLKSYHEQPFAVIKEQVINGQKWLYGKLSNGKLVWIKESDVAKELIKYTKTGQTLNQAASIQAHLYDRPQVQRVAGSWTNANYSEIKYAMDTNRLAKDSALRYQFLRLDQPQNISVDKINKFLKGKGVLENQGAAFSEAAKKYGINEVYLISHALLETGNGKSQLAKGANIVNGRVVTNTTTKYHNVFGIAAFDNNPLYGAINYAKNAGWNSVSKAIVGGAKFIGQSYIKAGQNTLYKMRWNPNHPGTHQYATDIDWANINAQIIKGLYDKIGEVGKYFEIPKYN
- a CDS encoding LCP family protein gives rise to the protein MNKFLKYFLILLALVLLVIPVVFATILFKTSEEAFNSSQDSKNANRQSNLRDGKVNPAKQPISILFLGIDDNEGRRKNGQTDEHSRSDAMILSTFNQDKHQIRMLSIPRDTISYIPKVGYYDKITHAHAYGGPIAAMDSVEATMNVPVDYYVRVNMKAFVEAVDELGGIYYDVPYNLNEPNTDDTGKIKIKKGYQKLNGDQALAVARTRHHDSDLKRGQRQMELIKILFKKAQNVDSVDKLDDVIQIVGKNAKHNLTNSEIKSLAKMYLTSDVDIKTAQLKGKDDFLNNIYYYHPSVDSIQKYSNLLRRDLDLPEITNKKDFLDQRVIDKYGSLIPLTELDDSLLRKAQRDTTDKDKDNQENNNEQQLPQNNNQVPTNNQQQVVPNQNQQMNNNQMGSSDYNQPIY